The stretch of DNA CAGAAAAGCCCCCAGAAAAGCTACCATCAAAGCCCCATCCCCACCCACAGCTATAGCCCAAGATATAGCGATAGATACAACCGCAAAAACTAAGAATATGACAGCAAATTGAGTATAAGGGACTTTTCGCTTTTCAATTGGCAGAGGCGCTGTCTGGACTTGCACAGTTAAAGGGTAAACTGCTGGATCAGCATTACTACGCAATAGCAACTGACGTTTATACAGCTTGTCAGCCATCAACTTGCTAGTATCTACTTCCACACTACACTGAGTATGATTGCGGCTAAACTGAGCAGGTTCTACACAAATCCAAGGGTGAGAGTCCGGGGTATGGGGTGGGTCTTGGGGATGAGGCGCGACTTCCCATTTACCTTCGAGCATCGTATCTGGTATCGGGTTCTCAACTGTAATAGTTTGCCTTAGCCTTTCACCTAACTGAGTTGCTGTGAACTCTAGCACCGATGTACTCAACTCAACTCTTGGTACACGCACCAAATTAAGCTGTTTCAACGCATCTAAAGCTGTTTGTGCATCAGCAAAACGTTCATTGAATCGAGGTTTCACCATCAACTCCAACCAGTTGAGAAAGCGCAGACTTAATTTAGGCAACAAATGACGAAAATTAATCACATAAGGGTCATAGTCATCTGTTAAGTCTTGCATCTGCGTCGATTTTGTCCCAGTCAGTAGACAAATCAGCGTAGCACCCAAACCGTATAGGTCAGACCCTACCTTTGGCTTACGTATTTGCTCTGGGGGCATAAAACCAGGCGTACCATTAAATACACTACTAGCAGCTAGTTCCTGGCTCCCAATGCGACTCATCCCAAAGTCAATCAGATAAACATTAATTTGCTCATCCACTAAGATATTTTCTGGTTTAATATCTCGATGAATAACCGGAGGAATCCGATTTTGTAAATATACTAATATTTCTAAAACTTTGACGGCTATTTGTTTAATTTCTTCCGAGTCAAAGCTGCGTTGAACTGCTAAAGTCCGGGCGTTTTTGTATTCTTGAATCAAACAAAAGCCATCCAGTGTTTCCAATGCACCCAAATATTTGGGAATACCTGGGTGATTGAGTCCTTGTAGGACTTGAATTTCTCGCTCATGTTCTTTATACGCTGACCAGTCAGAACCAACTTGAGCAAAACAGAACTGCTTGATTACCACCTGTTGACTTGTCTTCAGGTCTGTCGCTAACCATGCAATTCTTCCCCCTTCCCGATTGCGTCCTAGTTCGCTGATGACTTGATAACCTTGTGGAGAAAAGTCTGGATAGCTCATAGTCTGGTAGCAGCAAGTTAATGTGATTAATTTAGCACATTCAGCTTTTTAGAGGATTTCCGAAAAGTGCAAACATAGTTTAATATTCATTCATGGTTTGATGAGACGTTCCTCAGACTTACGGTATTGAGCAATTAACTTGCGGCGTTCAGAGCGTTGAGAAAGCAGCATAGTTGCTAAGGGTAATCCGGTTCCTGACAGTGCTAATAAAATGTAGGGATTAAACAGTCCGACTATCCAACCAATTCCAATAGTAATTCCTAATCCGGCTGTGAGTAGCAGCAACGGTATACTAATTGACTTATTCTTAACACTAGCAGCGACAGTCGCAGCACCCATCACAGACGCAAGCACAGCCCCAATTACAGATCCAAACACCTCCCCCCCATTGGCAGCGCTCCCAGCCCCTATCAAAGCCCCTATCACCGCCCCAAACACCCCCACACTCGCAGCCACACTC from Nodularia sp. LEGE 06071 encodes:
- a CDS encoding serine/threonine protein kinase → MSYPDFSPQGYQVISELGRNREGGRIAWLATDLKTSQQVVIKQFCFAQVGSDWSAYKEHEREIQVLQGLNHPGIPKYLGALETLDGFCLIQEYKNARTLAVQRSFDSEEIKQIAVKVLEILVYLQNRIPPVIHRDIKPENILVDEQINVYLIDFGMSRIGSQELAASSVFNGTPGFMPPEQIRKPKVGSDLYGLGATLICLLTGTKSTQMQDLTDDYDPYVINFRHLLPKLSLRFLNWLELMVKPRFNERFADAQTALDALKQLNLVRVPRVELSTSVLEFTATQLGERLRQTITVENPIPDTMLEGKWEVAPHPQDPPHTPDSHPWICVEPAQFSRNHTQCSVEVDTSKLMADKLYKRQLLLRSNADPAVYPLTVQVQTAPLPIEKRKVPYTQFAVIFLVFAVVSIAISWAIAVGGDGALMVAFLGAFLGALGGAAGGAAGGVVSGVVSGGGAVSGAVMGAIAVGGGGAVIVAMVGAGVGAGGVAMSGAAMVAMGGAVIVAKNMIYTFEHKSIVRRLLLLTAGLGISFGIGCIIGLLNPYILLALSGTGLPLATMLLYPPLQRRKLIAKYRKSEERLIKP